Proteins from a single region of Hydra vulgaris chromosome 12, alternate assembly HydraT2T_AEP:
- the LOC136088194 gene encoding zinc finger MYM-type protein 1-like yields MEKKLSSTSGAAKRRKLKETKATLAKLPKLTTFLKPIEKRAETEVESQNSAEVVCINQSVEHDDIEENIATGNKNVNEEDVNRSPRNHRNEDKEDSNSDTNDAIEQINLEKSSELFSTDIANFHGKILTKDIKKIIVLSESCRPKGPFIRDPLQENRRFSKEYFKTTTKYGSIERMWLCYSPKLDAVYCEPCWLFSEERKAKDNWREHGVRDWRGLSKKIKIHENSQQHIFACCIYEKWRHNETIDKNIEEQIRYQSNFWVQVLERIANITLALCKNSLAFRGHRESFDNEYNGNFLTQVQLLAKYDNVMKQVLSMPNGSIKYLSHQIQNEVIHCLATHLKATLTADINSSPFYSIIMDTTILLIILLKEISSVKGQGYDGANVMSGIYNGVQALFKKNQPNAMYMHCAAHNLNLVINDAVKCCVEVASFFVMLEDVYSFFGNSINRWDLLSKYTGESQITLKRLNPTLWAGRYTSLSPLKFAFLI; encoded by the exons ATGGAAAAGAAATTAAGTAGTACAAGCGGTGCAGCAAAAAGAAGaaagttaaaagaaacaaaagctACTTTAGCTAAATTGCCGAAGCTAACAACGTTTTTGAAACCAATCGAAAAGCGAGCGGAAACGGAAGTGGAAAGTCAAAACTCTGCAGAAGTGGTATGTATAAATCAGTCAGTAGAACATGATGATATCGAAGAAAACATTGCTACTGGTAATAAAAATGTGAACGAAGAAGATGTGAATAGGTCTCCGAGAAACCACCGAAATGAAGATAAGGAAGATTCAAACTCTGATACGAATGACGCCATTGaacaaattaatttagaaaaatcaagtGAATTATTTTCTACTGACATTGCAAATTTTCATGGTAAAATACTAACAAAagatattaagaaaataattgtattatcgGAATCGTGTCGGCCAAAAGGTCCTTTTATACGCGACCCCTTGCAAGAAAACCGTAGGTTTTCCAaggaatattttaaaactaccaCAAAATATGGATCTATAGAAAGAATGTGGCTTTGCTATTCCCCAAAACTTGATGCCGTTTATTGCGAGCCTTGTTGGCTTTTCTCAGAAGAACGAAAAGCAAAGGATAACTGGCGTGAGCATGGTGTCAGAGATTGGCGTGgtctttctaaaaaaattaaaattcacgAAAATAGTCAACAACATATATTTGCTTGTTGCATTTATGAAAAATGGCGACATAATGAaacaatagataaaaatatagaagAACAAATACGATACCAATCAAATTTTTGGGTGCAAGTCTTAGAGCGGATAGCAAATATAACATTAGCACTTTGTAAAAATTCTTTGGCTTTTCGTGGTCATCGTGAATCATTTGACAATGAAtataatggtaattttttaacCCAAGTTCAACTTTTAGCTAAATATGATAATGTTATGAAGCAAGTTTTGAGTATGCCAAATGgatctataaaatatttaagccATCAAATTCAAAATGAAGTCATACATTGCCTTGCAACGCATTTAAAAGCCACTCTTACTGCTGATATTAATAGTTCacctttttattcaattataatGGATACAactatattactaataatattactaaaagAGATCAGCTCAGTCAA GGGTCAAGGTTATGATGGTGCGAACGTCATGAGTGGGATATACAATGGGGTTCAGGccctttttaagaaaaatcaacCCAATGCTATGTATATGCATTGCGCAGCTcataatttaaatcttgttattaACGATGCGGTTAAATGTTGTGTTGAAGTTGCTTCATTTTTTGTAATGCTAGAAGATGTGTATTCATTTTTCGGAAATAGCATAAACAGGTGGGATCTACTATCCAAATATACAGGAGAATcacaaataacattaaaaaggtTAAATCCAACGCTATGGGCAGGACGATATACTTCTCTTTCGCCGTTAAAATTCGCTTTCTTGATATAA
- the LOC100210609 gene encoding zinc finger MYND domain-containing protein 10 isoform X4 yields MASSTFVVYPNEAELMIKEMKSGSLDQVGSNKWWKTHELIQKLNMQAVLNVSSCADEFVKDFLVSYNKMIILIYDLIKSEVWTEKVFPYLKSTNSSMSVYMTLFHEVTVLGLLETSLFYKECCESAGDVLVDLVDYIQRKITSLLLKYIDGKKVEEAVNDDLENQNNDIQFTIQMKVISILRYISDHIDIVPLSVLNRILDKYDMPCMLVQLIENSPWKRINNSGNYQLFTDNKWCDVAEDEKHIVSKLEGQVWITLYQLLLHPECQRKYDFNVYRKSQILKLRRHLNEVVLEQINFLKDFQRFVEMLSVMNPPQIKECLIIEQIPTIRIKIESDFKDKWKKIAHDQASNYYTLTNEQMKERAQSLSTTYNIDLLENLINEPPTCAYCHGEAMKRCSRCQNEWYCSRPCQVSHWNKHKELCNMMAANAQK; encoded by the exons ATGGCTTCTTCCACGTTTGTTGTTTATCCAAATGAAGCTGAGCTTATGATAAAGGAAATGAAAAGTGGTTCTTTAGATCAAGTTGGAAGTAACAA ATGGTGGAAGACACATGAGTTAATTCAAAAGTTGAACATGCAG GCTGTATTAAATGTATCTTCTTGTGCTGATGAGTTTGTTAAAGATTTCCTAGTTTCCTACAATAAG atgataatCTTGATTTATGATCTAATCAAGTCAGAAGTGTGGACAGAAAAAGTGTTTCCTTATCTTAAATCAACTAATTCAAGTATGTCTGTTTATATGACT ttgtttcatGAAGTCACTGTTTTAGGTTTACTTGAAACATCCTTATTTTACAAg gAGTGCTGCGAATCAGCAGGAGATGTACTAGTTGATTTGGTTGACTACATTCAACGAAAAATTACTAGCCTTCTTTTAaa ATACattgatggaaaaaaagttgaagaagCAGTTAATGAT gatcttgaaaatcaaaataatgatATTCAGTTTACAATACAAATGAAAGTCATTTCCATTCTTAGATATATATCTGATCATATTGATat agTTCCTCTTAGTGTGTTGAATAGAATTTTGGATAAATATG atatgcCATGTATGTTAGTTCAACTTATTGAAAACTCTCCATggaaaagaataaataattcag gAAATTATCAATTATTTACTGACAATAAATGGTGTGATGTTGCAGAAGATGAAAAACACATTGTCAGTAAATTGGAAGGACAA gtatGGATAACTCTTTATCAACTTTTATTGCATCCTGAATGTCAAAGAAAGTATGATTTCAATGTTTATAGAAAATCCCAAATATTAAAG ttACGTCGTCATTTAAATGAAGTTGTTCTTGaacagataaattttttaaaagattttcaacGCTTTGTAGAAATGTTGTCAGTAATGAATCCACCACAAATTAAAGAATGTCTGATAATTGAACAA ATTCCAACAATTCGTATAAAAATTGAGTcagattttaaagataaatggAAGAAAATAGCTCATGACCAAGCTTCAAATTATTATACGTTGACTAACGAACAAATGAAAGAGCGCGCtcaaag ccTTTCAACTACGTACAACATCGatcttttagaaaatttaattaatgaacCCCCTACTTGTGCTTATTGTCATGGTGAAGCTATGAAAAGGTGCTCAAGATGTCAAAACGAATGGTATTGTTCCAg accGTGCCAGGTAAGTCACTGGAATAAACATAAAGAGTTATGCAATATGATGGCTGCAAATGCTCAAAAATGA